A window of Bacillus sp. 2205SS5-2 genomic DNA:
TTGTTTTACCAGTAGAGCAGTTTTTTCAGTTTTAACTTTGGAGGCAGTATGAATGAAGATCAACCAAGACATACGAATTGGTTTAGATAAAGTGAAGATTGACCAAAAGGAAACAAACACGAGTGGCAAAACATTTGGAAGACTTGTGCAAAAGCAAGATCAGAAGCTCCATCTAGAACAGCTTTCTAAGCTCCTTTTAGATGTTGGACAAGCGGGAGAAAGGCTTTCACGCTCAAGAAATTTAAAAGACCTTTCCAAATACAAAAGCTTAGTCAAACAATTTGTAAAGGAAACTGTGGATTTTGGAATGAATTTAAAACATTCTTATACCTGGAACCAATTTGGGGAAGGACGTAAGCTTAAGACAATTGAAATGATTGATCAAGAGCTCGTCCAACTATCAGAGGATGTTATAAATAAAGAGAAAGAATCGATGGATGTACTAGGCCGGATTGGTGAAATCAAAGGACTATTGATTAATCTATATACGTAAGTGAGTGGATGTAAGTGACGAAAACATGGGAAGAGCTGAAGCGGATTCAGCCCCTTGTCCTCCAATTGATTTCAAATAGCATTATGAGAAACCGTGTGGCTCATGCTTATATTTTTGAGGGAGAGAGAGGAACAGGGAAGGTAGAGATGAGCATCCTATTTGCTAAAAGTTTGTTTTGTGAAACAGCACAGAATGGAGTTCCTTGTCTACAATGTCTCAATTGCAAAAGAATCGAAAATAGGAATCATCCCGACGTGCATATAATTGAACCAGATGGTTTGTCGATAAAGAAAGATCAAATCCGTTCACTTCAAGAAGAATTTAGTAAAACGGGCGTTGAGTCTCGAAAAAAATTCTATGCAATCATTCATGCGGATAAAATGACAGTCAATGCTGCCAACAGTTTATTAAAGTTTCTAGAGGAGCCTCAGTCAGAAACGACAGCAGTCTTAATTACCGAACAAATCCATCGAATCTTGCCAACGATTCTATCAAGATGCCAAGCTTTATCCTTTAAACCGCTACCTAATAAAGTGGTGAAAGAAAAATTACTAGAAAACGGCGTTTCAAACGAAATGGCCATGCTTGTGTCTAATTTAACCAATAACTTTGACGAGGCTTTGCAACTTTCGAATGATGAGTGGTTTGCACAAGCACGAAAGATAGTGTTAAAATTATATGACGTCCTCCGGAAAAGTGCCTTCCAAGGAATGGTTCAACTTCAGGAGGATTTTTTCCAACATTTTAAAGAAAAGTCACAAGTAGATCGAGCTTTAGATCTTTTGTTATTAATATATAAAGACCTCTTGTATCTCGGTATTAATTATGAAGAATTAGCGTTTCCAGATCAAAAAGAAGCTTGGCAATCACAAGCTCTCCAAATTTCGACAAAGCGCATATCAGAACAAATGACAATTGTTTTAGACGCTAAGCGGAAATTAAATGCCAATATGAATACGCAGCTATTAATGGAAGAGCTTGTGCTAAAGCTACAGGGGGGATTTACCTTTGTATAATGTAGTAGGAATCCGTTTTAAGAAAGCGGGGAAAATATATTATTTTGATCCAGATGCTTTTTCAATCACAAAAGATGATTATGTGATTGTCGAAACGGTTCGAGGAATTGAATACGGTAAAGTTGTTCTTGACCCTAAACAAGTAGGGGAAAATGATGTCGTATTACCTTTGAAAAAGGTGCTTCGAATTGCTGATGAAAAGGATCGATTAACGGTTCAAGAGAACAAAGAAGCAGCAAGTGAAGCGTATACTATTTGTTGTGAAAAAATAGAGACACATCAGCTAGATATGAAACTAGTAGATGTTGAATATACGTTTGACCGCAATAAAGTCATTTTTTATTTTACAGCCGATGGTAGAGTCGACTTTCGTGAACTT
This region includes:
- a CDS encoding YaaR family protein, translating into MKINQDIRIGLDKVKIDQKETNTSGKTFGRLVQKQDQKLHLEQLSKLLLDVGQAGERLSRSRNLKDLSKYKSLVKQFVKETVDFGMNLKHSYTWNQFGEGRKLKTIEMIDQELVQLSEDVINKEKESMDVLGRIGEIKGLLINLYT
- the holB gene encoding DNA polymerase III subunit delta', which gives rise to MTKTWEELKRIQPLVLQLISNSIMRNRVAHAYIFEGERGTGKVEMSILFAKSLFCETAQNGVPCLQCLNCKRIENRNHPDVHIIEPDGLSIKKDQIRSLQEEFSKTGVESRKKFYAIIHADKMTVNAANSLLKFLEEPQSETTAVLITEQIHRILPTILSRCQALSFKPLPNKVVKEKLLENGVSNEMAMLVSNLTNNFDEALQLSNDEWFAQARKIVLKLYDVLRKSAFQGMVQLQEDFFQHFKEKSQVDRALDLLLLIYKDLLYLGINYEELAFPDQKEAWQSQALQISTKRISEQMTIVLDAKRKLNANMNTQLLMEELVLKLQGGFTFV